The genomic DNA CCGAGCGGATTAATATTGGCGCTAAAATCAATCACTGTTTCAGGCATGTCGAGATGTAGTGCTTTATATAAAAATTGTGGATTAGCTCCGTGCATAGGCCACTTCAACGATCATCCCTCCAATCCATAATAAAAGTAAAAATGTGAGTACCGTTCGAGTTAAAATACCGTTGGCTTGCAAAATATGCTCCGCAGTGACAGGAAAATAAGATTCTCCCATTTTGGCTCGATCGGAGCGAATACCCTTGTAATAGTTGATTCCTCCGAGCTGAATCCCAAGTAAGGCAGCCACAGCAGCTTCTCCCCATCCACTGTTTGGGCTTGGATGTTTCTTCGCATCACGAAGGACAATTTTCGCTGACTCCTTTACCGAGGATCGGACCGGCTTATTGCTTAAGAGCATACAAACGGAGGTTAGGCGACTCGGTATCAAATTTAACCAATCATCAAGCTTCGCCGACGCCCAGCCAAACTCCATGTATTTATCATTTTTATATCCAACCATCGAATCGCAAGTATTGACTGCACGGTACAGCATCGCTAGAGGGGCACCACCGAGAAATGCCCAAAATAAGGGAGCAGTTACTCCGTCACTTGTGTTTTCTGCGACCGTTTCAATCGTCGCGCGAACCACCCCCTG from Robertmurraya sp. FSL R5-0851 includes the following:
- the cbiB gene encoding adenosylcobinamide-phosphate synthase CbiB, producing MFLQHLLAMTIAYFIDLLLGDPIDWPHPVKWIGTLIYKFEKKWNKGTRKKWKGVAMVVTLLLLVVGITLLITMLAYQVHLMVGIVVEAVIIWTTIAQKSLKEAALTVYGPLKKGDLVEARHKLSFIVGRDTDQLDEQGVVRATIETVAENTSDGVTAPLFWAFLGGAPLAMLYRAVNTCDSMVGYKNDKYMEFGWASAKLDDWLNLIPSRLTSVCMLLSNKPVRSSVKESAKIVLRDAKKHPSPNSGWGEAAVAALLGIQLGGINYYKGIRSDRAKMGESYFPVTAEHILQANGILTRTVLTFLLLLWIGGMIVEVAYARS